From the genome of Papaver somniferum cultivar HN1 chromosome 2, ASM357369v1, whole genome shotgun sequence, one region includes:
- the LOC113347632 gene encoding cheilanthifoline synthase-like produces the protein MDENSLIIIAGTVIIVLAIAKILALRKSYPTGTEWPAGPKTLPLIGNLHQLWGDLFHVVLANLAKVHGGVFTIWLGSWNPVIIVSDVNSAREVLLTKSSDYSARNYPDYLTVLSEGNDSINGSDCGPFWHNLRKGLTSGALNPLNVTSQSHLQERDMQNLIKSMQENALRENGILRPLDYVKKEAIRLLNRTIFGQDFSNDEDFIVGIHHTVHHLISIGGFANLADAFKIGEYVPRHRRYIRGLNNVGEQAAKLILPHIAAKPPTNSYLHFLKSQDFSEDVIVSLILEVYGFATDSIASTIVWALTFLVREQKIQEKLYREIKDVTGGTRPVKIADVNKMLYLKAVMKETIRMKPLGPMAIAHKATKNTSLMGRKIDKGTPVMVNIYAIQHNSEVFPEPYKFLPERFLNALNSDGSLGDIETMERSYLAFGAGMRVCAGMDIAKLSISFGIASLVNEFKWDCVSDGKLPDVAEDLSLILLIKNPLEARITPRVD, from the coding sequence ATGGATGAGAATTCTTTGATCATTATAGCTGGTACTGTCATAATAGTACTAGCAATTGCAAAAATTTTAGCTTTAAGAAAATCATATCCTACTGGAACGGAATGGCCGGCAGGTCCAAAAACGCTACCTCTAATTGGGAACCTTCACCAATTATGGGGAGATCTCTTTCATGTTGTTTTGGCAAACTTAGCAAAAGTTCATGGAGGTGTTTTTACAATATGGTTGGGAAGTTGGAATCCAGTAATCATCGTAAGCGACGTCAACAGTGCTCGAGAAGTTCTTCTTACTAAATCTTCTGATTATTCAGCTAGAAATTATCCTGATTATCTGACAGTCCTTTCGGAAGGTAATGACAGTATTAATGGTTCTGATTGCGGTCCATTTTGGCATAATTTAAGGAAAGGTCTTACTAGTGGTGCATTAAATCCTCTCAATGTTACGTCTCAGTCTCATTTACAAGAAAGAGACATGCaaaatcttatcaaatccatgcaaGAAAATGCTTTACGGGAAAATGGGATATTAAGACCTCTTGATTATGTTAAGAAAGAGGCTATTCGATTACTAAATCGAACTATCTTCGGTCAAGATTTCTCCAACGATGAAGATTTTATTGTTGGTATCCACCATACTGTCCATCACTTAATAAGCATAGGTGGGTTTGCAAATCTAGCTGATGCATTCAAAATTGGCGAATACGTACCAAGGCATAGAAGATATATTCGCGGGCTTAATAATGTAGGTGAACAGGCTGCAAAATTGATTCTTCCACATATCGCAGCTAAACCTCCTACGAACAGTTACTTACATTTTCTCAAATCTCAAGATTTTAGTGAAGATGTTATAGTCTCTCTTATACTTGAAGTTTATGGTTTCGCAACAGATAGTATTGCATCAACAATAGTTTGGGCACTCACATTTTTGGTACGGGAACAAAAAATTCAAGAAAAGCTTTACCGCGAAATCAAGGACGTTACTGGTGGGACTAGACCTGTAAAAATTGCAGATGTGAACAAAATGCTGTATTTGAAAGCAGTGATGAAGGAAACGATAAGAATGAAACCCCTTGGACCAATGGCAATTGCTCATAAAGCAACGAAAAACACTTCATTGATGGGGAGGAAAATCGATAAGGGTACACCAGTGATGGTTAATATTTACGCTATTCAACACAACTCTGAAGTTTTTCCGGAACCATACAAGTTCTTACCAGAGAGATTCTTAAATGCTCTGAACAGTGATGGAAGTTTGGGTGATATAGAAACAATGGAACGTTCATATTTAGCATTTGGTGCTGGTATGAGAGTTTGTGCAGGTATGGATATAGCCAAACTTAGCATATCATTTGGTATTGCGAGTTTGGTTAATGAGTTCAAATGGGATTGTGTTTCGGATGGAAAATTGCCTGATGTTGCTGAAGATCTTAGTTTGATTCTCTTAATAAAAAACCCACTTGAAGCGAGAATTACTCCCCGAGTTGATTAA
- the LOC113347633 gene encoding probable caffeoyl-CoA O-methyltransferase At4g26220 isoform X2 yields the protein MESPPKKVSIYDVDEAGLLQSKELNQYILETSVYPNEAQVLKELRGATSAQPQSFMICAGEEGPILSLLLKLVNAKKTLEIGVYTGYSLLVTALTLPKDGKTIAIDPDRSMFEVGLPFFKKAGVEHKVEFIESMALPVLDKLLEDPENEGSFDFAFVDADKQNYVHYHERVLKLVRVGGMILYDNTLWGGTVAWKDDSGLDEFMKEVKDSFVDLNKKLASDSRIKISQLPVGDGLTICMRLH from the exons ATGGAATCCCCTCCAAAGAAAGTCAGTATATATGATGTGGATGAAGCGGGTTTGTTGCAGAGTAAAGAGCTCAATCAA tataTCTTGGAGACGAGTGTGTACCCAAATGAGGCACAGGTGCTAAAGGAGCTAAGAGGCGCTACTTCTGCCCAACCACA GAGTTTCATGATCTGTGCAGGAGAAGAAGGTCCAATATTGTCTCTACTTTTAAAGCTTGTCAATGCTAAAAAGACACTTGAAATCGGAGTGTACACTGGATACTCACTTCTTGTCACTGCTCTTACACTTCCCAAAGATGGAAAA ACCATTGCCATTGATCCAGATCGGTCAATGTTCGAGGTAGGACTACCATTCTTCAAAAAAGCTGGTGTAGAACATAAGGTGGAGTTCATTGAGTCTATGGCTCTCCCTGTTCTTGACAAACTACTTGAAGAT CCAGAAAATGAAGGATCGTTTGATTTTGCATTTGTCGACGCAGACAAGCAAAATTATGTGCATTATCATGAGAGAGTACTAAAACTAGTGAGGGTCGGAGGAATGATTCTCTATGATAATACACTTTGGGGAGGTACGGTCGCTTGGAAAGATGATTCTGGACTTGATGAATTCATGAAAGAAGTTAAAGATTCCTTTGTTGATCTGAACAAGAAATTAGCATCTGACTCTCGCATTAAAATTTCACAACTCCCTGTTGGTGATGGTCTCACAATATGTATGCGTCTACATTGA
- the LOC113347633 gene encoding probable caffeoyl-CoA O-methyltransferase At4g26220 isoform X1: MESPPKKVSIYDVDEAGLLQSKELNQYILETSVYPNEAQVLKELRGATSAQPQSFMICAGEEGPILSLLLKLVNAKKTLEIGVYTGYSLLVTALTLPKDGKVRFYLNSNTIAIDPDRSMFEVGLPFFKKAGVEHKVEFIESMALPVLDKLLEDPENEGSFDFAFVDADKQNYVHYHERVLKLVRVGGMILYDNTLWGGTVAWKDDSGLDEFMKEVKDSFVDLNKKLASDSRIKISQLPVGDGLTICMRLH, translated from the exons ATGGAATCCCCTCCAAAGAAAGTCAGTATATATGATGTGGATGAAGCGGGTTTGTTGCAGAGTAAAGAGCTCAATCAA tataTCTTGGAGACGAGTGTGTACCCAAATGAGGCACAGGTGCTAAAGGAGCTAAGAGGCGCTACTTCTGCCCAACCACA GAGTTTCATGATCTGTGCAGGAGAAGAAGGTCCAATATTGTCTCTACTTTTAAAGCTTGTCAATGCTAAAAAGACACTTGAAATCGGAGTGTACACTGGATACTCACTTCTTGTCACTGCTCTTACACTTCCCAAAGATGGAAAAGTTCGTTTCTATCTAAACTCaaat ACCATTGCCATTGATCCAGATCGGTCAATGTTCGAGGTAGGACTACCATTCTTCAAAAAAGCTGGTGTAGAACATAAGGTGGAGTTCATTGAGTCTATGGCTCTCCCTGTTCTTGACAAACTACTTGAAGAT CCAGAAAATGAAGGATCGTTTGATTTTGCATTTGTCGACGCAGACAAGCAAAATTATGTGCATTATCATGAGAGAGTACTAAAACTAGTGAGGGTCGGAGGAATGATTCTCTATGATAATACACTTTGGGGAGGTACGGTCGCTTGGAAAGATGATTCTGGACTTGATGAATTCATGAAAGAAGTTAAAGATTCCTTTGTTGATCTGAACAAGAAATTAGCATCTGACTCTCGCATTAAAATTTCACAACTCCCTGTTGGTGATGGTCTCACAATATGTATGCGTCTACATTGA